A part of Halobaculum sp. MBLA0143 genomic DNA contains:
- a CDS encoding helix-turn-helix domain-containing protein, translating to MNSPTGETDGDTPRGQLARRIAGEITLSDDPGATLRKWRTDFGVSQTELADRMDVSSSVVSDYESGRRASPGIGLVSRVVDALLDIDEARGGDRIRQYARVVSAGFDSEIVRDIREYPAARPTRRVYEALDATEVAAGSQDTVNGHTVIDSIEAITSLSSEEFYRLYGQSTDRALVFTEVTRGESPLVALRVVTPTPNAVILHGVSPDDLWTHAPKMARADGFALAVSTAPLEEALDRLRGI from the coding sequence ATGAACAGCCCGACTGGGGAGACGGACGGCGACACGCCGCGGGGACAGCTCGCGCGGCGGATCGCGGGCGAGATCACGCTGTCGGACGACCCGGGCGCGACGCTCCGGAAGTGGCGGACGGACTTCGGGGTGTCACAGACGGAACTGGCAGACCGGATGGACGTCTCGTCGTCGGTAGTGTCGGACTACGAGAGCGGCAGACGGGCGTCGCCGGGGATCGGGCTGGTGTCGCGGGTGGTGGACGCGTTGCTCGACATCGACGAGGCACGCGGAGGCGACCGGATCAGACAGTACGCCCGGGTCGTCTCGGCGGGGTTCGACTCGGAGATCGTCCGGGACATCCGGGAGTACCCCGCCGCGCGCCCGACACGACGGGTGTACGAGGCGTTGGACGCGACGGAGGTGGCGGCGGGGAGCCAGGACACGGTGAACGGCCACACGGTGATCGACAGCATCGAGGCGATCACGTCGTTGTCCAGCGAGGAGTTCTACCGGCTGTACGGCCAGTCGACGGACCGCGCGCTGGTGTTCACGGAGGTGACACGCGGGGAGTCACCGTTGGTCGCGCTCCGGGTGGTGACGCCGACGCCGAACGCGGTGATCCTCCACGGCGTCTCGCCGGACGATCTGTGGACACACGCCCCGAAGATGGCGCGGGCCGACGGCTTCGCGCTCGCGGTGTCGACGGCGCCGTTGGAGGAGGCGCTCGACCGACTCCGCGGGATCTGA
- a CDS encoding KEOPS complex subunit Pcc1, producing MTDGGSTRGDGAADTAYAHAAALTLPCTDEPAARRLAAAVAVEAGAIDDDRSRASVSRADATVTVELRARDHTALRAGLNTWARLLDVASQVGAARDNSVS from the coding sequence GTGACCGACGGTGGCTCGACCCGCGGCGACGGCGCCGCCGACACGGCGTACGCTCACGCCGCGGCACTCACGCTCCCGTGTACCGACGAGCCCGCGGCTCGCCGACTCGCCGCGGCCGTCGCCGTCGAGGCGGGCGCGATCGACGACGACCGCTCGCGGGCCAGCGTCTCGCGGGCGGACGCGACCGTCACCGTCGAACTCCGAGCACGCGATCACACCGCGCTCCGGGCCGGGCTGAACACCTGGGCCCGGCTGCTGGACGTGGCGTCGCAGGTCGGCGCCGCCCGCGACAACTCCGTTTCGTAA
- a CDS encoding histone deacetylase family protein produces the protein MRFGYSDDCLAHDTGLRHPETADRLRAIREGLTRRHGVEYVAASPADRETITAVHDADYVDEVAAFADGGGGNWDPDTVVSEETFAAACRSAGLAEWAVRESLTGEIGRDTPFSIGRPPGHHAVGDDAMGFCFFNNAAVAVQAVLDDPTTDAERAAVFDWDVHHGNGTQDLFYDAGDVFYASVHEDGIYPGTGAVTETGEADGAGTTLNAPLAAGADDGDYRYVVEEAVVPALSAFEPDLVVVSAGFDAHRHDPISRMRLSTEGYAVLADRMRSLARRHDAGLAFVLEGGYDLDTLSDGVGVVHETFDGRPVTPGDEEPTAATRDTVRELRDRLDLDDADEPPE, from the coding sequence ATGCGGTTCGGCTACAGCGACGACTGTCTGGCCCACGACACCGGCCTCCGCCACCCGGAGACGGCAGACCGACTCCGGGCGATCCGGGAGGGGCTGACTCGACGCCACGGCGTGGAGTACGTCGCCGCGTCGCCCGCCGACCGGGAGACGATCACCGCCGTCCACGACGCCGACTACGTCGACGAGGTGGCAGCGTTCGCCGACGGCGGCGGCGGCAACTGGGACCCGGACACGGTCGTCAGCGAGGAGACGTTCGCCGCCGCGTGCCGCTCGGCCGGGCTCGCAGAGTGGGCCGTCCGCGAGTCACTGACCGGCGAGATCGGCCGCGACACCCCGTTCTCCATCGGCCGGCCGCCGGGGCACCACGCGGTCGGCGACGACGCGATGGGGTTCTGTTTCTTCAACAACGCCGCCGTCGCGGTCCAGGCAGTGTTGGACGACCCGACGACAGACGCCGAGCGGGCGGCGGTGTTCGACTGGGACGTCCACCACGGCAACGGCACCCAGGATCTGTTCTACGACGCCGGCGACGTGTTCTACGCCTCCGTCCACGAGGACGGCATCTACCCCGGGACGGGCGCGGTGACGGAGACCGGCGAGGCCGACGGCGCCGGCACCACACTCAACGCGCCGCTCGCGGCCGGCGCCGACGACGGGGACTACCGCTACGTCGTGGAGGAGGCCGTCGTCCCGGCGCTGTCGGCGTTCGAGCCGGATCTGGTCGTCGTGAGCGCGGGGTTCGACGCCCACCGTCACGACCCCATCTCCCGGATGCGGCTGTCGACGGAGGGGTACGCCGTGTTGGCCGACCGGATGCGGTCGCTGGCCCGACGCCACGACGCCGGGCTCGCGTTCGTCTTGGAGGGAGGGTACGACCTCGACACGCTGTCGGACGGCGTCGGAGTCGTCCACGAGACGTTCGACGGCCGGCCGGTGACCCCCGGTGACGAGGAACCGACGGCGGCGACGCGCGACACCGTCCGGGAGCTGCGCGACCGACTCGACCTCGACGACGCCGACGAGCCGCCCGAGTGA
- a CDS encoding MFS transporter yields the protein MPSDGLGGRLPDPVVVKFYLYMATLSNAFITPITVVYMQSKGVGLAGVGAVQALFWVGLTLAEVPTGYVSDRFGHRTSLFFATTTIGAAILGFWFADGVVGFGVVYLVWSVGITFRSGSLGAWLYDTLEARLSTDEFARVRGRGGSVVLGVSAAGSLAGAPLYEIDPLYPFVCTAALAGLGLVVLWTFPTADDHPASDETDGTGAETLEFVQAIRTARRHLTGRELRWFVAYTGALYVAHQVVSAFIQPAALASGLSVAQLGPLYAAITGLSAVASWLSGTVERRLGVRGWFTLAPLLVGVPLLVTAVSPLAALPAIAGVRFVDKLSGTLRKQYINDRVSSVGRATVLSAVSMVFGVVTVPARVLGGVVGDGFSVFVTFAGVGVVVLLVAGGIHATREPFVERTQSRAGGEPSD from the coding sequence ATGCCGAGTGACGGTCTCGGCGGACGGCTCCCGGACCCCGTCGTCGTCAAGTTCTACCTGTACATGGCCACCCTCTCGAACGCGTTCATCACTCCAATAACAGTCGTGTACATGCAGTCGAAGGGCGTCGGGCTCGCCGGTGTCGGTGCCGTCCAGGCGTTGTTCTGGGTCGGGCTCACCCTCGCAGAAGTTCCGACGGGCTACGTGAGCGACCGGTTCGGACACCGCACGAGTCTGTTCTTCGCGACGACGACGATCGGCGCGGCGATTCTCGGGTTCTGGTTCGCCGACGGCGTCGTCGGGTTCGGCGTGGTGTACCTCGTGTGGTCCGTGGGTATCACCTTCCGGTCGGGGAGTCTCGGCGCCTGGCTCTACGACACCCTCGAAGCACGTCTGAGTACGGACGAGTTCGCCAGAGTGCGCGGTCGCGGCGGGAGCGTCGTCTTGGGGGTCTCTGCCGCCGGGTCGCTCGCCGGGGCTCCACTGTACGAGATCGACCCACTGTACCCGTTCGTCTGCACGGCCGCGCTCGCCGGCCTCGGGTTGGTCGTCCTCTGGACGTTCCCGACGGCCGACGATCACCCGGCGTCAGACGAGACGGACGGCACCGGAGCCGAGACGCTGGAGTTCGTCCAGGCGATCCGAACCGCACGTCGGCACCTGACTGGGAGGGAGCTCCGATGGTTCGTCGCGTACACTGGCGCGCTGTACGTCGCACACCAGGTCGTGAGTGCGTTCATTCAGCCGGCTGCGCTGGCGTCCGGGCTCTCGGTCGCACAACTGGGGCCGCTGTACGCGGCCATCACTGGGTTGTCGGCCGTCGCGAGCTGGCTCTCCGGGACGGTCGAACGACGGCTCGGAGTCCGGGGGTGGTTCACGCTGGCGCCGTTGCTGGTCGGGGTTCCGCTCCTGGTGACAGCTGTCTCCCCGTTGGCGGCCCTCCCGGCGATCGCGGGCGTCCGGTTCGTCGACAAGCTCTCGGGCACCCTCCGTAAACAGTACATCAACGACAGAGTCTCGTCCGTCGGGCGTGCGACGGTCCTCTCGGCAGTCTCGATGGTGTTCGGAGTCGTCACCGTCCCGGCGCGCGTCCTCGGGGGCGTCGTCGGTGACGGGTTCTCGGTGTTCGTCACGTTCGCCGGCGTCGGCGTCGTCGTCCTGCTCGTTGCGGGCGGGATACACGCGACTCGCGAGCCGTTCGTGGAACGAACACAGAGTCGGGCCGGAGGTGAACCCAGTGACTGA
- a CDS encoding TatD family hydrolase, which yields MSERLDTPVLDDHLHLDPERGRGLAAVDDFARLGGTHLLVVNKPSWHLLDDLPETAAEFEPVFETTVDTVERAGERLAGRAWPVLGVHPGLVSQLVDAGHDPETAGEIMRAGLSRAADYVADGVALALKSGRPHYDVSDAVWAASNETTRHAFALGADHDCAVQLHTEASRSQPEVAAWAEERGLAPHRVVKHYAYGELEGPTPSVMCEKEYLRTAVDRGEPFLMETDFVDDPDRPGAVMGPKTVPRRVRWLLEAGHDDAVRLAHVETPKEVYGIDTEATLDRTD from the coding sequence ATGAGCGAGCGACTCGACACCCCGGTGTTGGACGACCACCTCCACCTCGACCCGGAGCGGGGACGTGGGCTGGCGGCCGTCGACGACTTCGCCCGGCTGGGTGGGACACACCTCCTCGTCGTCAACAAGCCCTCGTGGCACCTGTTGGACGACCTGCCCGAGACTGCGGCGGAGTTCGAGCCGGTGTTCGAGACGACCGTCGACACCGTCGAGCGGGCGGGCGAGCGGCTGGCCGGTCGCGCGTGGCCGGTGCTCGGGGTCCACCCGGGACTGGTGTCGCAGTTGGTCGACGCCGGCCACGACCCGGAGACCGCGGGGGAGATCATGCGGGCGGGGCTGTCGCGGGCGGCCGACTACGTCGCCGACGGCGTGGCCCTGGCGCTGAAGTCCGGGCGCCCACACTACGACGTGTCCGACGCCGTCTGGGCGGCCTCGAACGAGACGACGCGACACGCCTTCGCGCTGGGGGCCGACCACGACTGTGCCGTCCAGCTCCACACGGAGGCGAGTCGGTCACAGCCGGAGGTGGCGGCGTGGGCGGAGGAACGCGGACTCGCCCCCCACCGCGTGGTGAAACACTACGCCTACGGGGAGTTGGAGGGCCCGACCCCGAGCGTGATGTGCGAGAAAGAGTACCTCCGGACGGCGGTCGACCGCGGGGAGCCGTTCCTGATGGAGACGGACTTCGTCGACGACCCGGACCGGCCGGGAGCGGTGATGGGGCCGAAGACGGTGCCGCGGCGGGTGCGGTGGCTGTTGGAGGCGGGCCACGACGACGCCGTCCGGCTGGCGCACGTCGAGACCCCGAAGGAGGTGTACGGAATCGACACGGAGGCGACGCTGGACCGGACGGACTGA
- a CDS encoding DNA-directed RNA polymerase subunit P, whose translation MTYKCSRCKRDVQLDEYGGVRCPYCGHRVLLKERAADVKTVDVV comes from the coding sequence ATGACCTACAAGTGTTCCCGGTGCAAACGCGACGTACAGCTCGACGAGTACGGCGGCGTCCGGTGTCCCTACTGTGGACACCGCGTCCTCCTGAAGGAGCGTGCCGCCGACGTGAAGACGGTCGACGTGGTCTGA
- a CDS encoding thioredoxin family protein, with protein MTDTQPSPRSIPAAELAETLSTTETLLVVFQTNGCSICASMEPVVSNVARETGVETVFVNPRDPPGLVTDYEIRSVPTLAVFRDGREVGRLAEGFVPGEELTAFVREHAPS; from the coding sequence GTGACCGACACCCAGCCCAGCCCGCGGTCGATTCCGGCCGCGGAGTTGGCCGAGACGCTGTCGACGACGGAGACCCTCCTGGTGGTGTTCCAGACGAACGGCTGTTCGATCTGTGCGTCGATGGAGCCGGTGGTGTCGAACGTCGCCCGCGAGACTGGCGTCGAGACCGTGTTCGTCAATCCGCGTGACCCGCCGGGGCTCGTCACGGACTACGAGATTCGGAGCGTCCCGACGCTCGCGGTGTTCCGTGACGGCCGAGAGGTCGGCCGGCTCGCGGAGGGGTTCGTCCCCGGCGAGGAGCTGACGGCGTTCGTCCGCGAGCACGCCCCGTCGTGA
- a CDS encoding aldehyde dehydrogenase — protein MSDEITDRHAETAAEVLPEQRGLYVDGEFVDAADGGTFETTDPTTGETLAEVPAGRAEDVDAAVAAASAAADGEWGATGASERQQLLHEIADRIEERKTEFLKLEALDNGKPTREAYGDVSAVIDHFRYFAAATRLNEGTTLPADDGPRHVSTVHEPYGVVGAVVPWNFPLLITSWKVAPALAAGNAVVLKPAEQTPLTALKLANVVDDVLPDGALNVVTGFGEAAGAPLTAHDDVAKVSFTGSTAVGREVMKTAADRIADVTLELGGKGPLVVHEDADLDAAVRAAVLAIFYNTGETCTAGSRLFVHDAVAEEFLDRLVETAEGLAIGDPLARDTRMGPKVSTAQAERTLDYVEQARAAGGNVLVGGGRPDDTPSDAFVEPTVIEGLSHDSAPVQEEIFGPVLTVFRWDDYDEMIDLANDVDYGLAAGVMTESASQAYTTAGDLEVGTVWVNQYQDFPAGMPFGGYGQSGIGRETAFETVREFTRTKSIDVSIR, from the coding sequence ATGTCCGACGAGATAACGGACCGACACGCGGAGACGGCAGCGGAGGTGCTCCCCGAGCAGCGAGGGCTGTACGTCGACGGCGAGTTCGTCGACGCCGCGGACGGCGGCACCTTCGAGACGACCGACCCGACGACCGGCGAGACGCTGGCAGAAGTACCGGCGGGCCGAGCCGAAGACGTCGACGCCGCCGTCGCGGCCGCGAGCGCGGCCGCAGACGGCGAGTGGGGGGCGACCGGCGCGAGCGAGCGCCAGCAGCTGCTCCACGAGATCGCCGACCGGATCGAGGAACGGAAGACGGAGTTCCTGAAGCTGGAGGCGTTGGACAACGGCAAACCCACCCGAGAGGCGTACGGCGACGTGAGCGCCGTGATCGACCACTTCCGGTACTTCGCGGCCGCCACCCGACTGAACGAAGGGACGACGCTGCCGGCCGACGACGGCCCGCGACACGTCTCGACCGTCCACGAGCCGTACGGCGTCGTCGGTGCCGTCGTCCCGTGGAACTTCCCGTTGCTGATCACCTCCTGGAAAGTGGCGCCCGCGCTCGCGGCCGGGAACGCGGTCGTGTTGAAGCCGGCCGAACAGACGCCGCTGACGGCGCTCAAGCTCGCCAACGTCGTCGACGACGTGTTGCCGGACGGCGCCCTGAACGTCGTCACCGGGTTCGGCGAGGCCGCCGGCGCCCCGCTGACCGCCCACGACGACGTGGCGAAGGTGTCGTTCACCGGCTCGACTGCCGTCGGCCGCGAGGTGATGAAGACCGCTGCCGACCGGATCGCCGACGTGACTCTGGAGCTCGGCGGCAAGGGACCGTTGGTCGTCCACGAGGACGCCGACCTGGACGCCGCCGTCCGCGCGGCCGTCCTCGCCATCTTCTACAACACCGGGGAGACGTGTACCGCCGGCTCGCGGTTGTTCGTCCACGACGCCGTCGCCGAGGAGTTCCTGGATCGACTCGTGGAGACGGCCGAGGGGCTCGCCATCGGCGACCCGTTGGCGCGTGACACCCGGATGGGGCCGAAGGTGTCGACCGCCCAGGCCGAGCGCACCCTCGACTACGTCGAACAGGCCCGCGCGGCCGGCGGCAACGTGCTCGTCGGCGGCGGGCGCCCGGACGACACCCCCTCCGACGCCTTCGTGGAGCCGACCGTGATCGAGGGGCTGTCTCACGACAGCGCGCCGGTACAAGAGGAGATCTTCGGTCCCGTGTTGACCGTCTTCCGGTGGGACGACTACGACGAGATGATCGACCTCGCGAACGACGTCGACTACGGGCTCGCGGCCGGCGTCATGACCGAGAGTGCGTCACAGGCGTACACGACGGCCGGGGACCTCGAAGTCGGCACCGTCTGGGTGAACCAGTACCAGGACTTCCCGGCTGGGATGCCGTTCGGCGGCTACGGGCAGTCTGGAATCGGCCGCGAGACCGCCTTCGAGACCGTCCGGGAGTTCACCCGGACGAAGAGTATCGACGTGTCGATACGGTAG
- a CDS encoding 50S ribosomal protein L37ae, with protein sequence MAEDNAQSTGSAGRFGARYGRVARKRVSEIEAEMNSATVDGDSVKRIGTGIWVNEETGETFTGGAYRPETPGGRGVERSIRAALETNDE encoded by the coding sequence ATGGCCGAAGACAACGCGCAGTCTACCGGGAGTGCCGGGCGGTTCGGCGCGCGCTACGGGCGAGTCGCCCGCAAGCGCGTCTCCGAGATCGAGGCAGAGATGAACTCGGCGACAGTCGACGGCGACTCCGTCAAGCGCATCGGTACGGGCATCTGGGTCAACGAGGAGACGGGCGAGACGTTCACCGGCGGCGCGTACCGCCCCGAGACCCCGGGCGGACGCGGCGTCGAGCGGTCGATCCGCGCGGCGCTGGAGACGAACGACGAGTGA
- a CDS encoding histone, translated as MSVELPFAPVDEVIRRNAGSLRVSADAAEELARRVQSHGAALAVDAAEVAAEDGRKTLMADDFGVGQVVGRETLTLPVAPVDRIARLDIDDSYRVSMDARIALADVLEGYADNVARGAVILARHADRRTVQAEDIETYFRLFE; from the coding sequence ATGAGCGTCGAGTTGCCGTTCGCGCCGGTCGACGAGGTCATTCGGCGCAACGCCGGGAGCCTCCGGGTGAGCGCCGACGCGGCCGAGGAACTGGCACGCCGGGTGCAGTCACACGGAGCGGCGCTGGCGGTCGACGCCGCCGAGGTGGCGGCCGAAGACGGGCGCAAGACCCTGATGGCCGACGACTTCGGCGTCGGCCAGGTGGTCGGTCGGGAGACGCTGACGCTGCCGGTGGCACCCGTCGACCGGATCGCACGGCTCGACATCGACGACAGCTACCGGGTGTCGATGGACGCCCGCATCGCGCTTGCGGACGTGTTAGAGGGGTACGCCGACAACGTCGCCCGCGGCGCGGTGATCCTCGCACGCCACGCCGACCGCCGGACGGTACAGGCCGAGGACATCGAGACGTACTTCAGGCTGTTCGAGTGA
- a CDS encoding DUF2150 family protein: protein MSDPDETFYTEERWQNWLDRVADQELDPEEEDSARLLLNLQDDAAIAVAKIVRAFEDGRLDEGEAGEEIASVRDVVLAEVDMDDEETEMLIDGVQTSLVPVFYAVEEYVVGGTPEEGTVAEYVRAAAEAEGEEDIDAALGYLVQAGTLVVDGEELPIEVAEELEYGLVSEWVNGLDSLQTAMADPEVVEEDED from the coding sequence ATGAGCGACCCGGACGAGACGTTCTACACCGAAGAGCGGTGGCAGAACTGGTTGGACCGCGTGGCGGACCAGGAGTTGGACCCGGAGGAGGAAGACTCCGCGCGACTCCTCCTCAACCTCCAAGACGACGCCGCCATCGCCGTGGCGAAGATCGTCCGCGCGTTCGAGGATGGTCGATTAGACGAAGGAGAGGCGGGCGAGGAGATCGCCAGCGTCCGAGACGTGGTGTTGGCCGAGGTGGACATGGACGACGAGGAGACGGAGATGCTGATCGACGGCGTCCAGACGAGTCTCGTGCCGGTGTTCTACGCGGTCGAGGAGTACGTCGTCGGCGGCACCCCGGAGGAGGGGACCGTGGCGGAGTACGTCCGCGCGGCCGCAGAGGCGGAAGGCGAGGAGGACATCGACGCCGCGCTGGGTTACCTGGTCCAGGCGGGGACGCTGGTGGTCGACGGCGAAGAGCTCCCGATAGAGGTCGCCGAGGAGCTGGAGTACGGCCTCGTCTCGGAGTGGGTCAACGGGCTAGACTCGCTCCAGACGGCGATGGCAGACCCAGAGGTCGTCGAGGAAGACGAGGACTGA
- the hmgB gene encoding hydroxymethylglutaryl-CoA synthase, whose protein sequence is MTSVGIDAVEIWTGKLKLDLPETFAPAQGDDPEKYTKGLGLEASSFPDTYEDIVTMGANAAKRLMDRKGLAPDDVGRIDVATESAFDNSKPVSTYVAGCLEQVYDGDFHHANKGERKFACISGTQALDDAYNWIAAGRNRGRAALVIATDTALYARDSSGEATQGAGAVAMLIDEDPSVVALSHEQGYGSADETDFLKPQQQFPSVDGKRSMQVYLARMREALEDFESQASTHPEDFAYVPFHTPFPGMVRKAGLLGYRHIARNTDLETEIAEEIGRQPREEDFDDREGYEEAIQSYMDDLKRTEQYQDWYDAAIEPTLSISRQVGNWYTGSVHIARVSALLSAAETGRGLTGDRLLVASYGSGAQAEIHAETVREGWREEVEALTVDEQLRRRYDLTFEEYERVHDAHNHDLDTEVEEFTQPSGEFVHAGWGRMNERKYEYVE, encoded by the coding sequence ATGACAAGCGTCGGCATCGACGCGGTCGAGATCTGGACCGGGAAGCTGAAGCTGGACCTCCCGGAGACGTTCGCGCCGGCACAGGGTGACGACCCGGAGAAGTACACGAAGGGACTGGGACTGGAGGCGTCGTCGTTCCCGGACACGTACGAGGACATCGTGACGATGGGCGCGAACGCGGCCAAGCGGCTCATGGATCGGAAGGGGCTCGCGCCCGACGACGTCGGGCGGATCGACGTGGCGACGGAGTCGGCGTTCGACAACTCCAAGCCGGTGTCGACGTACGTCGCCGGCTGTCTGGAGCAGGTGTACGACGGCGACTTCCACCACGCCAACAAGGGCGAACGAAAGTTCGCGTGTATCTCCGGGACACAGGCGTTGGACGACGCCTACAACTGGATCGCGGCCGGGCGGAATCGGGGGCGAGCGGCGCTCGTGATCGCCACGGACACGGCGTTGTACGCCCGCGACTCCAGCGGCGAGGCGACGCAGGGCGCCGGCGCGGTGGCGATGCTGATCGACGAGGACCCGAGCGTGGTCGCCTTGTCCCACGAACAGGGGTACGGCAGCGCCGACGAGACGGACTTCCTGAAGCCACAACAACAGTTCCCCAGCGTCGACGGGAAGCGGTCGATGCAGGTGTACCTCGCGCGGATGCGGGAGGCGCTGGAGGACTTCGAGAGCCAGGCGAGCACCCACCCGGAGGACTTCGCGTACGTTCCGTTCCACACCCCGTTCCCGGGGATGGTGCGGAAGGCCGGGCTCCTGGGCTACCGTCACATCGCCCGGAACACGGATCTGGAGACGGAGATCGCCGAGGAGATCGGTCGCCAGCCCCGCGAAGAGGACTTCGACGACCGCGAGGGGTACGAGGAGGCGATCCAGTCGTACATGGACGACCTGAAGCGGACGGAGCAGTACCAGGACTGGTACGACGCCGCCATCGAGCCGACGCTGTCCATCTCCCGACAGGTCGGCAACTGGTACACCGGCTCCGTCCACATCGCCCGGGTGAGTGCGTTGCTGTCGGCCGCCGAGACCGGTCGTGGGCTGACGGGCGACCGGCTGCTCGTCGCCTCCTACGGCTCCGGCGCGCAGGCGGAGATTCACGCCGAGACCGTCCGGGAGGGGTGGCGCGAGGAGGTCGAGGCGCTGACCGTCGACGAGCAGCTCCGCCGGCGCTACGACCTGACGTTCGAGGAGTACGAGCGCGTCCACGACGCCCACAACCACGACCTCGACACGGAGGTCGAGGAGTTCACCCAGCCGTCCGGGGAGTTCGTCCACGCCGGCTGGGGTCGGATGAACGAGCGCAAGTACGAGTACGTCGAGTGA
- a CDS encoding class I SAM-dependent methyltransferase encodes MTDRLYAEFPALYDAIQSAWDYDRDVSFLLAAADRHDAVRVVDGRAVDDPRLLEVGCGTGEHTRRLAAAGFEVTGVDPARPVLARATAKYPELDAALAVGGLPELPVDGEFPVVAALRGVVSHLPPEALRPAVAALADRLTDDGVLIFDASDLPPAGHDAPALDIGEAPTGQYARIVQMQPRDDGRLDWNSVVVPPEGTPFVNSRPMTPFDDETVIAALRETGLAVETHDGFGPEGGARTVFVATPA; translated from the coding sequence GTGACTGACCGTCTGTACGCGGAGTTTCCCGCACTGTACGACGCGATCCAGTCGGCGTGGGACTACGACCGCGACGTGTCGTTCCTCCTGGCGGCCGCCGACCGCCACGACGCCGTCCGGGTCGTGGACGGCCGTGCCGTCGACGACCCGCGACTCTTGGAGGTCGGCTGCGGCACGGGCGAACACACCCGACGGCTCGCCGCCGCTGGGTTCGAGGTCACCGGCGTCGACCCCGCCCGCCCGGTGCTCGCCCGCGCCACGGCGAAGTACCCCGAACTGGACGCCGCCCTGGCCGTCGGCGGGCTCCCAGAGCTCCCGGTCGACGGCGAGTTCCCCGTCGTCGCCGCGCTCCGCGGAGTCGTCAGCCACCTCCCACCCGAGGCGCTCCGGCCGGCGGTCGCGGCGCTGGCCGACCGGCTGACAGACGACGGGGTTCTGATCTTCGACGCCTCCGACCTCCCACCCGCGGGTCACGACGCCCCGGCCCTCGACATCGGGGAGGCGCCGACCGGTCAGTACGCCCGGATCGTCCAGATGCAGCCCCGCGACGACGGCCGGCTCGACTGGAACAGCGTCGTCGTCCCGCCGGAGGGGACGCCGTTCGTCAACAGCCGCCCGATGACTCCGTTCGACGACGAGACGGTGATCGCCGCGCTCCGCGAGACCGGACTCGCCGTCGAGACGCACGACGGCTTCGGCCCCGAGGGGGGCGCTCGGACCGTGTTCGTCGCCACGCCCGCCTGA